The Tubulanus polymorphus chromosome 6, tnTubPoly1.2, whole genome shotgun sequence genome includes a region encoding these proteins:
- the LOC141906769 gene encoding transmembrane protein 169-like — protein MMPSSADETTTTPPSDDRPKPIPAKRIRFPRGDDEPNDLDLDDENSGRGLLSTDRIIKVENDDDDEEIPPPVPPRRESKYSPAKRKSRNRDDGELDELTKELNASLTDAGNRIVTITGTIKRGSKHGQAVEVQLKLSETELRRLSTVVAADNTTARNRRTYCGLGAGIHILLLSALCSPVAFVISAAVAFYTGTMTWYNFYLYFSEERSLCHKILVCPLLIIFYPALIVAAVVALGIYGAVAQVSWFYASWSREMRDPEKGFYGWLCAKMNLGDLTPYEVVVLDEDAAVAPSGVKQREHAVQEIVDEESEEQSSV, from the coding sequence ATGATGCCATCATCCGCGGACGAAACTACAACAACGCCGCCTAGCGACGACCGACCGAAACCGATTCCCGCTAAACGGATACGTTTCCCCCGCGGCGACGACGAACCGAACGACCTTGACCTCGACGACGAGAATTCCGGTCGCGGATTGTTGTCGACCGATCGAATCATCAAAGTCGaaaatgacgacgacgacgaggagATACCGCCGCCTGTGCCGCCGCGTCGCGAGTCCAAATACAGTCCGGCGAAGCGTAAATCGCGTAATCGCGACGACGGCGAGCTGGACGAGTTGACGAAGGAGTTGAACGCGAGTTTAACGGATGCCGGTAATCGCATCGTCACGATCACCGGCACAATTAAACGCGGATCGAAACACGGCCAGGCCGTCGAGGTGCAGCTAAAACTCAGCGAAACGGAGCTACGCCGTTTGTCGACGGTCGTCGCCGCCGATAACACTACCGCGCGTAACCGCCGGACTTACTGCGGACTCGGCGCCGGTATCCATATCTTGTTGTTATCGGCGCTGTGTTCGCCGGTGGCGTTCGTGATTTCGGCGGCGGTCGCGTTCTACACGGGTACGATGACCTGGTATAACTTCTATCTCTACTTCAGCGAGGAACGTTCGTTATGTCATAAGATCCTCGTCTGTCCGCTGTTGATTATTTTCTACCCGGCGTTGATCGTCGCGGCGGTCGTCGCGCTCGGCATCTACGGCGCCGTCGCGCAGGTCTCGTGGTTCTACGCGAGTTGGTCGCGCGAGATGCGCGATCCCGAGAAAGGTTTCTACGGCTGGCTGTGCGCGAAAATGAATCTCGGCGATTTGACGCCGTACGAAGTGGTCGTGCTGGACGAAGACGCAGCGGTGGCGCCGTCTGGTGTTAAACAGCGCGAACACGCCGTGCAGGAAATAGTCGATGAGGAGTCGGAGGAACAGTCCTCCGTTTAA